In Streptomyces venezuelae, the sequence CCGGCGGGACGCACCCGAACCCGGCCGGCGCCTGCGCCGAGTTACGCGCGAACGGCTCGCAGCTCGACCCGCTCGCCGCACCGGCACCCGGCGCCGCCTGTACCCGGGAGTGGAACCCGATGACCGTAGCGGCCGTCGGGGTGTGGCAGGGCCGTCGGCTCAGCTACACGTACACCTTCGCCAATCCGTGCGGCCTGCGGAACACCTCCGGCACGCTGTTCGGTTTCTGATCCCCCGTGAGGCGGTGGGCCGGGCGGCGCCGTGCGACCGCCGCCCGGCCCGGCCGCGTCCTCATCCCAGTTCGAGACTGGTCACCCCGAAGAGCTCCGTCATGACGACGTCCGGTGCCGGACCGGTGTACATCCGGGCGGTCTCGAAGGCCGGGGCCAGGCCGAGGCGTTCGAAGAGGGCGGCGGCCGCCGGGTTGGCGTCGGGTACGTCCACGGACACCAGCCCGTCGGGGGCGTGCCGGGCCAGCCCCTGCACCAGGGCCGCCGCCACCGCGGGGGTGGCCGCGTAGAGCGGGCCGATCCGGTGGGCGGCGCTGGCGGGGCGGATCACCCCGAGGCCCTCGATGCGGCCGTCCCGGACGGCGGCCAGCGCGATGCGGCCGGGCAGGCCGGTCCAGGCGGACAGGAAGGCGTCCCGCGGCGCGGGGAAGAACCGGCGGTCGTAGGCGGCGAGCCGGCCGAAGGGCAGGGTGGCCGCGTCCACGATCTCGGCCGCGCCGTCGTCCTCCCCCTGCGGGGCGCCCTCGTAGCGGAAGTTGTTCCAGGCCGGACGGAACCCGGATTTGCGGTAGTTGTCCTGCTGGTCGACGACCCCGTCCAGGCCCACGAGCCGCCCGTCGAGCCGTTCCATCCCCGCGCGCCAGAGCCGGATGCCGTACCCCTGGCCACGGACGGCCGGCCGGGCGATGTAGAAGCCGACGAAGCCGAATCCCCCGCCGTACCGCACCGCGGAGATGCAGGCCACCGGCTCGCCGTCCAGCCGGCCGACGAGGAACCCCTCCGGGTCGGCGACCGCGAAGGCGAAGCGGTCGGAGTCCCCCGGATTCCAGCCCTCCTCGTCAGCCCAGTCGCGGATCATGTGCATGTCGCCGGCACTCGCGCCGGCGATCTGGAATCCCGTCATGCCGGTGTTGTACCAGATGGGCCAGGTGTGCGCAGGGGTGCCTGATCAGCCGTCAGGACGCCTACCAGTGCGGCCCGGTCGACCTCCCGGTGGAGGTCGCTGACCTGGCCGTCCCCCACCTCGACCACCCGCCACACCCCGTCCGCGCGCAGCGCGAGATCGGTGGTCACGAAGGGGCAGCCCAGCGCCTGCACGGCGGCCCGGACCGGTGCGAGGGCCGCTTCGACGGCAGCCTCCGGGACCACGGCGACCGGGCTGTCGGGATGGGTGGTGAGCAGCCGGGGCGCACCGTCCCGCCACCACACCCGTACCTCGGCGGCCGCCGCCTCCGGCGTGACGAAGTGCTCGAAGGCCCGCACCACCACCCCGCCCGCCAGGAACTCGCCCTGCAGTTCGACGAAGCGCGCGACGACGCGGTGCAGCGCGGCCGGGTCGGCGAGGTCCGGCACGTAGCAGGCCTCGTCCCACTCGTGCTTGCGGGACTTGACGTAGTCCTTGACGATGCCGGCTCCCGGCGGCAGGCCCGCCGCGAGGGCCGCGAGGCCCTCCGGGTCGGGAACCACCCCGGGCTCCGCCGGCAACCAGCCGCTGACCGGGGTCAGGCCCCCGAAGGTCTCGTACCAGCCGGGGAGTTCGTGCGCCCGGCGGTACGCCTCCGGGGTCACGACGAGCGCGCCACCGCGTCGGCGCAGGGCCGCGTCCAGTGCGGCGTACCGGCCCGCGGGGATCATCCAGCCCCGGTACCAGAGCGCTCCTGCCCCGTCCGGCACGCGGGTGACGGCACGCTCGGCGTCCCCGGCGAGCAGCGCGTCGTGGTCGACGAGCAGCGCCGTGCCCCCGGCGGCGCGCAACTGCCGGGCCTCCGCAGCGAAGTGGGCGTCGGCCCGGCGTTCGTTCAACGGGTCGCGGCAGTACAGGACGGTGGTGGTCGCGGTTGTCGTAGCCATGTGCCCACCCTACGAACGGCCCCGTGGATCACCGTACGGACGTCAGCCCGCGCAGATCACGTCGTCGAGCCGGATGGGATTGGAATCGAGGCGTACGTACGCGGTGAAGGTGTCGGTGCCGCCCGAGGCCCAGTGGGTGGTCACGGTGGCCCAGCCCACCGAGGCGGTCTTCGCGACGGTCACCGGGCCCACACCGATGTCCTGCGGCTCGTCGCGGGCGCAGAGCAGGACGTCGACCTCCTCATTGACCTGCTGTCTCTCCTTGAGGACCTGCGAGACCTGGTTCTCCCGGTCCTGCGCGGAGGGACCGTGGGCACCGTAGAAACCGACGAGGAAGTCGCTGATCTGGGCAGCGGTGTGTCCCTTCCCCGCGAGGGCGGCGGACGCGGCGAAGGCGGGAACGGACGGCATGACCGGCAGCGCGAGCAGGGTCAGCAGCAGGGCACCGAGGCGGTACGGCTTGAGCATCATGTCCGGTCTTGTACCCCCCGGGCCGGTGGATCGGGAGGGCGGGGCCCGGATCTCACTCCTGTGGGGGGCGGGATTCACCGCAGAAACGACCCTCCGGCGGTGGGCGGAAATGGGCTCGCGAGCGCCCCTCGGCCGTACGTAGGGTCGGTACATGGGAAAGCCTCTTGTCGCGCTGTTCAGCGGAGCCGGAATGTCCACCGACTCCGGAATTCCGGACTACCGGGGGCCCCAGGGCCTGTGGCGGCAGGATCCCGACGCCGAAAAGCTCGTGACGTACTCGTATTACATGGCCGATCCGGAGATCCGGCGCCGCTCCTGGCTGATGCGTGCCGAGATCGGCGCGCTCGGAGCACGCCCGAACGCCGCGCACCTGGCCGTGGCACGGCTGGAGAGCGGCGGCACCCCGGTGCGGGTGATCACACAGAACGTGGACGGGCTGCACCAGCTCGCCGGGATGCCCGACCGCAAGGTGTTCGAGCTGCACGGCAGCGCCCGCTCGGTGGTGTGCACGGCCTGCCGAGCCCGGTCGGGCATGGAGGAGGCCCTGGCCCGGGTGGCCGCCGGGGAGCCGGATCCCGCCTGCCTGGTGTGCGGCGGGATCCTCAAGTCGGCGACCGTGATGTTCGGCCAGCGGCTCGACCCCGAGGTACTGGGGCAGGCGATGGCCGTGGCCAAGGGCTGCCAGGTGTTCATCGCCGTCGGGTCGAGCCTGCAGGTGCAGCCCGCCGCCTCGCTCGCCGGGATGGCCGCGGAGGCCGGAGCCCGGCTGATCATCGTGAACGCGGAGGAGACCCCGTACGACCCGCTGGCCGACGAGATCGTCCGTGAGCCGATCGGCACCGCCCTGCCGGCCCTGCTGGCCCGGTTCGCCGCGTCCTAGCCCGGCCCTGTCCCTAGCCCTGTCGCCGTTACTGGCCCGTGTCCGCCGCCCTGCGCATCTGGCTCACGTCCAGCTTCTTCATCCCCATCATGGCGGCGGTCGCCCGGGCGGCCCGCCCGGGGTCCGGGTCGGCGATCAGGTCGATGGCGCCCGGCGGGATGACCTGCCAGGACACGCCGAACCTGTCCTTGACCCAGCCGCAGACGCCCTCCTCGCCGCCGTCACCGGTCAGCGCGTCCCAGTAGTAGTCCGCCTCCGCCTCGTCGGCGCAGTGGATCTGGAACGAGATCGCCTCGGTGAAGGGGAACTGCGGGCCGCCGTTGAGGCCGATGAACTGCTGGCCGTTGATCTCGAACTCCACGACCATCACGGAGCCGGCCGGGCCGGGGCCCGCCTCCGTGTACCGGCCGATCCGGCCGAGCCTGCCGTCCTTGAAGACGGACAGGTAGTAGTCGGCGGCCGCTTCCGCGTTGCCGTCGAACCACAGGCACGTGGTGAATCCCTTGCCGCTCATCTCTGCCTCCGGGCCGGTGCGTGGACGGTGGTCACCGTCTCTCCCATACAGACCGGCCCCGGACCCGAAATTCATCGGTGGGTCCGGGGCCGGTCCGTGTTCAGCCGGTGATTCGCCCGTTCGGCCTACTTGGCGGGCTCCGCGCCCCTCGCGAGCATGCGCTCGACGACGCGCTCGGTGGCGCTGCCGTCGTCCAGGTCGCAGAACTCGGCGCGGAACGCCGCCCGCGCCCCGGCGTACTCCGCCCCGACCGCGTCCGCGTTGCGCACGGCCTCGATCAGGCTGGCCGAGTCCGCGAGCAGCGGTCCCGGGGCCTTCGCCTCCAGGTCGAAGTTGAAGCCGCGCAGCGTGCCGCGGTAGTGCTCCAGGTCGTACGTGAAGAGCAGGATCGGCCGGTCGGTGTGCGCGAAGTCGAACAGCACGGAGGAGTAGTCCGAGATCAGCACGTCGGCGACCAGCAGCAGGTCGGTCGCGTCGGGCCAGCGGGACACGTCGACGACGAATCCGTCGCGGACGCCGTCGCGGACCTGCTCCGTCACGTGGTGGTGGCTACGGACCAGCAGGACGTGGTCGTCGCCCAGCTCGCGGCGGGCCTGGTCCAGGTCGATGCGCAGGTCGAGCTTGTAGCCGCCGGAGAAGCCCTCGTTGTTCTCGCGCCACGTGGGCATGTAGAGGACGACCTTCTTGCCCTCGGGCAGGCCGAGCCGGCGGCGGACCTCTGCGATCCGCTGCGCGTCGGGCCGCACCAGCGCGTCCGTGCGCGGGCTGCCGGCCTCGATGACCTCGCCGTCGTAGCCGAGGGCGCGCTTGAGGATGGGCGTGGCGTAGGAGCTCGGGGAGGCGAGCAGGGTCCACTGGGCGCTGTC encodes:
- a CDS encoding ATP-grasp domain-containing protein, with the translated sequence MATTTATTTVLYCRDPLNERRADAHFAAEARQLRAAGGTALLVDHDALLAGDAERAVTRVPDGAGALWYRGWMIPAGRYAALDAALRRRGGALVVTPEAYRRAHELPGWYETFGGLTPVSGWLPAEPGVVPDPEGLAALAAGLPPGAGIVKDYVKSRKHEWDEACYVPDLADPAALHRVVARFVELQGEFLAGGVVVRAFEHFVTPEAAAAEVRVWWRDGAPRLLTTHPDSPVAVVPEAAVEAALAPVRAAVQALGCPFVTTDLALRADGVWRVVEVGDGQVSDLHREVDRAALVGVLTADQAPLRTPGPSGTTPA
- a CDS encoding subtilase-type protease inhibitor — encoded protein: MRSIAKGLGLGSAAMALTALTALAWPGTAGAAPAGTASLYAPSALVLSVTAGPDADTGAVMRAVTLVCSPAPGGTHPNPAGACAELRANGSQLDPLAAPAPGAACTREWNPMTVAAVGVWQGRRLSYTYTFANPCGLRNTSGTLFGF
- a CDS encoding VOC family protein; its protein translation is MSGKGFTTCLWFDGNAEAAADYYLSVFKDGRLGRIGRYTEAGPGPAGSVMVVEFEINGQQFIGLNGGPQFPFTEAISFQIHCADEAEADYYWDALTGDGGEEGVCGWVKDRFGVSWQVIPPGAIDLIADPDPGRAARATAAMMGMKKLDVSQMRRAADTGQ
- a CDS encoding GNAT family N-acetyltransferase encodes the protein MTGFQIAGASAGDMHMIRDWADEEGWNPGDSDRFAFAVADPEGFLVGRLDGEPVACISAVRYGGGFGFVGFYIARPAVRGQGYGIRLWRAGMERLDGRLVGLDGVVDQQDNYRKSGFRPAWNNFRYEGAPQGEDDGAAEIVDAATLPFGRLAAYDRRFFPAPRDAFLSAWTGLPGRIALAAVRDGRIEGLGVIRPASAAHRIGPLYAATPAVAAALVQGLARHAPDGLVSVDVPDANPAAAALFERLGLAPAFETARMYTGPAPDVVMTELFGVTSLELG
- a CDS encoding SIR2 family NAD-dependent protein deacylase, which translates into the protein MGKPLVALFSGAGMSTDSGIPDYRGPQGLWRQDPDAEKLVTYSYYMADPEIRRRSWLMRAEIGALGARPNAAHLAVARLESGGTPVRVITQNVDGLHQLAGMPDRKVFELHGSARSVVCTACRARSGMEEALARVAAGEPDPACLVCGGILKSATVMFGQRLDPEVLGQAMAVAKGCQVFIAVGSSLQVQPAASLAGMAAEAGARLIIVNAEETPYDPLADEIVREPIGTALPALLARFAAS